Genomic window (Nitrospira sp.):
ATGGTCGACCTAGCGTCACGAATTGAGGAGGTTCGGTTCACCAGACTTGCCGATCCGATGCGGTCTGCCGAAGGCAGGAAGTCGAGGATTGTTTGAGGCGAATCTCAGCAAAGCAGATTGATGAGCGAGTTCCAGTGACAAGCAGAACAGGTTTTAAACAATGACTCCCGACCCCTTTGTTTTTCCCCGTCAGATTGCAGGCTAAGTGAGCACCAACACGCCTTTGACCTTGATCTCCTGGTACATCGCATCCGGTGCTAAATCAATTGGTCCCGGCCAGGCAACCGCACCATGGTCGAGATACACTTGCTTGAAGAAGGCTGGGTCCCTCAACGGAGCAAATACACCCGTAAGATGCTCAGGGGTAAAGCGAACTTCTCCGGCCAATCCATCCGCGAACCGCACAAACAGCCCTAAGTCATCCAAGGTCTTGACTTCAACAACATCCCAGTACTTCCGCGTTTTCCTTCTTATAACAACGGAGCAATTGGCTTGGGAGGTTCTTTTGCCCGACAGAGGTTCCAATCATTGAGCAATTCTTCACGATGCAATTCGGCCCAGTCCAGCACCAGCTCAAGCGCGCGACGGGGCAACTCTCCTTCCAACACCCGCAAATGCTTGATGTCCACCGTGGCCTT
Coding sequences:
- a CDS encoding DUF2442 domain-containing protein — protein: MEPLSGKRTSQANCSVVIRRKTRKYWDVVEVKTLDDLGLFVRFADGLAGEVRFTPEHLTGVFAPLRDPAFFKQVYLDHGAVAWPGPIDLAPDAMYQEIKVKGVLVLT
- a CDS encoding DUF4160 domain-containing protein, with amino-acid sequence MPTISAFYGILIKMFFNDHAPPYFHAEYAEFKATVDIKHLRVLEGELPRRALELVLDWAELHREELLNDWNLCRAKEPPKPIAPLL